In Vigna angularis cultivar LongXiaoDou No.4 chromosome 8, ASM1680809v1, whole genome shotgun sequence, one DNA window encodes the following:
- the LOC128193722 gene encoding glyceraldehyde-3-phosphate dehydrogenase 2, cytosolic-like produces MKIRLSLRLSFNRTLSSPPFVQDARPYLWTLVLIEDVRPRPARPGRSSSLLVASLVRPPLAEGVRPRSLRSSSPLFLLYLLLSYTRQALTDTVHGQFKNCEIKIKDSKTLLFGSSSVNVYGIRNPEEIPWGESGADFIVESTGVFTDKDKAAAHLKGGAKKVIISAPSKDAPMFVVGVNEKEYKSDITVVSNASCTTNCLAPLAKVIHDKFGIVEGLMSTVHSMTATQKTVDGPSMKDWRGGRAASCNIIPSSTGAAKAVAKVLPALNNKLTGMAFRVPTVDVSVVDLTVRLEKGASYDEIKAAVKEASEGSMKGILGYTEDDVVSTDFIGDNRSSIFDAKAGISLNNNFVKLVSWYDNEWGYSTRVVDLIRHMASV; encoded by the exons ATGAAAATCCGCCTGTCCCTCCGCTTGTCATTTAATCGTACGTTGTCGTCCCCCCCTTTTgttcaggacgctcgtccttatttatggacgctcgtccttattGAGGACGTTCGTCCGCGCCCTGCTCGCCCTGGGCGCTCGTCCTCACTCCTTGTCGCCTCGCTCGTTCGTCCTCCTCTCGctgagggcgttcgtcctcgcTCCTT ACGTTCGTCCTCCCCCCTGTTCCTCCTATATCTTCTTCTCTCATACACTCGCCAGGCCCTAACAGATACTGTTCATGGTCAGTTCAAAAACTGTGAGATTAAGATTAAGGACAGTAAAACCCTTCTCTTTGGTTCTAGCTCAGTCAATGTGTATGGTATAAG GAACCCAGAGGAAATTCCATGGGGTGAATCTGGAGCTGATTTTATTGTTGAGTCCACAGGAGTTTTCACTGATAAAGACAAAGCTGCTGCCCATCTGAAG GGAGGTGCAAAGAAGGTTATAATTTCTGCACCAAGCAAGGATGCTCCTATGTTTGTTGTTGGAGTCAATGAAAAAGAGTACAAGTCTGATATCACGGTCGTTTCTAATGCTAGTTGTACCACCAACTGTCTTGCTCCACTTGCAAAG GTTATTCATGACAAATTTGGAATTGTTGAGGGTCTCATGAGCACTGTTCACTCCATGACAG CCACTCAAAAGACTGTTGATGGACCATCAATGAAGGATTGGAGAGGTGGTAGAGCTGCTTCCTGCAACATCATTCCTAGCAGTACAGGGGCTGCTAAG GCTGTTGCTAAGGTGCTTCCAGCCCTTAACAACAAGTTGACAGGAATGGCTTTCAGAGTTCCAACTGTAGATGTTTCAGTGGTTGACCTCACTGTTAGGCTTGAAAAAGGAGCTAGTTATGATGAGATTAAAGCTGCTGTGAA GGAAGCATCTGAGGGAAGTATGAAGGGAATCCTTGGTTACACAGAGGATGATGTTGTGTCTACTGATTTTATTGGTGACAACAG GTCAAGCATTTTTGATGCAAAGGCTGGAATTTCATtgaacaacaactttgtgaaacTTGTCTCTTGGTATGATAATGAATGGGGCTACAG cACACGTGTTGTTGACTTGATTCGACACATGGCCTCAGTGTAA